A region of Sulfitobacter faviae DNA encodes the following proteins:
- the pgsA gene encoding CDP-diacylglycerol--glycerol-3-phosphate 3-phosphatidyltransferase — translation MKWNLPNILTLLRLVAAPGVAVMFLYFTRPYADWFALLLFVGAAVTDWFDGYLARAWAQETKLGAMLDPIADKAMVVIALMVIVAFSSWSPWLVLPATLILFREVFVSGLREYLGDVAGTLKVTQLAKWKTTLQMIAIAVLFSQGVFEHYLGMSVFGMDQQMIEAILDGEVEDHLGLGWKLAGMEWAGLLGLALLWVAAVLTAITGFDYLRKALPHLKEPR, via the coding sequence ATGAAATGGAATTTGCCCAATATCCTGACCCTGCTCAGGCTGGTCGCGGCCCCCGGTGTGGCGGTCATGTTTCTCTATTTTACGCGCCCCTATGCCGATTGGTTCGCCCTGCTGCTCTTTGTCGGGGCGGCAGTGACGGATTGGTTCGATGGCTACCTTGCCCGCGCTTGGGCGCAGGAAACCAAACTCGGCGCCATGCTTGACCCGATTGCCGACAAGGCGATGGTCGTGATCGCGCTCATGGTAATCGTCGCCTTCTCAAGCTGGTCGCCGTGGTTGGTGTTGCCCGCCACGTTGATCCTGTTTCGCGAGGTCTTTGTCTCGGGCCTGCGGGAGTATCTGGGCGATGTCGCCGGCACGTTGAAGGTGACTCAACTGGCCAAATGGAAGACGACATTGCAAATGATCGCTATCGCCGTGCTCTTCTCGCAAGGCGTGTTCGAGCATTACCTGGGGATGAGCGTTTTCGGGATGGACCAGCAGATGATCGAAGCGATCCTTGATGGCGAGGTCGAAGATCATCTGGGGCTGGGCTGGAAACTCGCCGGGATGGAATGGGCCGGGCTGCTGGGGTTGGCGCTCTTGTGGGTCGCCGCCGTGCTGACCGCCATCACCGGCTTTGACTATCTGCGCAAGGCGCTGCCGCATCTGAAGGAGCCACGCTAA
- a CDS encoding VOC family protein: protein MANLAHSMIRVFDEAASVKFYEDVFGLKIADRLDFDSFTLIYLRDATGAFELELTVNKDRETPYDLGDGYGHLAFVVDDLDAARETAIKAGATPREIVDFRPAGETVAKFFFVADPDGYQIEVIEKGGRFA from the coding sequence ATGGCCAATCTCGCCCATTCCATGATCCGCGTCTTTGATGAGGCGGCATCGGTGAAATTCTACGAAGACGTGTTCGGGCTGAAAATCGCGGACCGTCTGGATTTCGACAGTTTCACTCTGATCTACCTGCGCGACGCCACGGGCGCCTTCGAGCTGGAATTGACCGTCAACAAGGACCGCGAGACCCCTTACGATCTGGGCGACGGCTATGGCCATCTGGCCTTTGTGGTCGACGACCTTGACGCAGCGCGCGAGACCGCGATCAAGGCCGGTGCCACCCCGCGCGAGATCGTTGATTTCCGCCCCGCCGGAGAGACCGTGGCGAAGTTCTTTTTCGTGGCAGACCCCGATGGCTATCAGATCGAAGTCATCGAAAAAGGTGGCCGCTTCGCCTGA
- the moaD gene encoding molybdopterin converting factor subunit 1 — protein MDVLYFAWVRERIGLPRERVESQAATVAELVEELRGREERYEVAFSDLSTLRVAVDQELTDFDAPLQGAREVAFFPPMTGG, from the coding sequence ATGGATGTTTTGTATTTCGCATGGGTCCGCGAACGCATCGGCCTGCCCCGTGAGCGGGTCGAGAGCCAAGCCGCCACGGTGGCCGAATTGGTCGAAGAATTGCGGGGCCGAGAGGAGCGCTACGAAGTGGCCTTTTCCGACCTTTCCACGCTGCGGGTTGCCGTGGATCAGGAACTGACCGATTTCGACGCCCCGCTGCAAGGCGCGCGCGAGGTGGCCTTCTTCCCCCCAATGACCGGGGGCTGA
- the uvrC gene encoding excinuclease ABC subunit UvrC, with product MTTPNDSPPPQGRKVIQAYLKSLDSSPGVYRMLDSESRVLYVGKARNLRARVSSYARPTGHSARISRMIANTASMMFLTTKTETEALLLEQNLIKQLKPKFNVLLRDDKSFPNILVTADHDYPQIKKHRGAKKEKGSYYGPFASAGAVNRTLNQLQRVFLLRDCSNAMFDSRTRPCLQHQIKRCSAPCVGKISAEDYRETVRDAERFLSGKSTDIQGRLARDMEEASEAMEFERAAALRDRIKALTQVQTAQGINPQGVNEADIIALHMESGQACVQVFFIRANQNWGNHDYYPRIGSEIDAAEVLEAFIGQFYDTREPPRQLILSNEIENPDLMAEALSGKLGRKVELLVPKRGEKAELVDGALRNARESLARKMAETATQTKLLQGLADAFDLPKPPERIEVYDNSHIQGTNAVGAMIVAGPEGMMKNQYRKFNIRGDDLTPGDDFGMMKEVLHRRFKRLIKEDPDRSRGLWPDLLLIDGGAGQVSAVASIMAQHGVEDIPMVGVAKGIDRDAGKEEFHRVGKRPMALRHNDPVLYFVQRLRDEAHRFAIGTHRAKRAKGVSATPLDDVPGVGAARKRALLAHFGSAKAVSRANLSDLKAVEGVSDALAETIYGYFHEKG from the coding sequence ATGACCACGCCCAACGACAGCCCTCCGCCGCAAGGCCGCAAGGTGATTCAAGCCTATCTGAAGTCGCTCGATTCCTCGCCGGGCGTCTATCGGATGCTCGATTCGGAAAGCCGCGTGCTCTATGTCGGCAAGGCGCGGAACCTGCGGGCGCGGGTGTCATCCTACGCGCGGCCCACGGGGCATTCGGCGCGTATCTCGCGAATGATCGCCAATACCGCCTCGATGATGTTTCTGACGACCAAGACCGAGACCGAGGCGCTGCTGCTCGAACAGAACCTGATCAAGCAGCTCAAGCCCAAGTTCAACGTGCTGCTGCGCGATGACAAGAGCTTTCCCAATATCCTTGTCACCGCCGATCACGACTACCCGCAGATCAAGAAACACCGCGGCGCGAAAAAGGAGAAGGGCAGCTATTATGGGCCCTTTGCCAGCGCGGGCGCGGTGAACCGGACGCTGAACCAACTGCAACGGGTCTTCCTGTTGCGGGACTGTTCCAATGCGATGTTCGACAGCCGCACGCGGCCCTGTTTGCAGCATCAGATCAAACGCTGCTCCGCGCCCTGCGTCGGCAAAATCTCGGCCGAGGATTATCGCGAGACCGTGCGCGATGCCGAGCGGTTTCTAAGTGGCAAATCGACGGATATTCAGGGCCGTTTGGCGCGGGACATGGAAGAGGCGTCAGAGGCGATGGAGTTCGAACGCGCCGCCGCCCTGCGCGACCGGATCAAGGCGCTGACGCAGGTTCAGACCGCTCAAGGCATCAACCCGCAGGGGGTGAACGAGGCCGACATTATCGCTCTGCATATGGAAAGCGGGCAGGCCTGCGTGCAGGTCTTCTTCATCCGCGCCAACCAGAACTGGGGCAACCATGACTACTACCCTCGGATCGGGAGCGAGATCGACGCCGCCGAGGTGCTGGAGGCCTTCATCGGCCAGTTCTACGACACCCGCGAGCCGCCCCGGCAGTTGATCCTCAGCAATGAGATCGAGAACCCCGATCTGATGGCCGAGGCGCTGAGCGGCAAGTTGGGCCGTAAGGTCGAACTGCTGGTGCCGAAACGGGGTGAGAAGGCCGAATTGGTCGACGGGGCCCTGCGCAATGCGCGCGAAAGCCTTGCCCGCAAGATGGCCGAGACGGCGACCCAGACCAAACTCTTGCAAGGGCTGGCGGATGCCTTTGACCTGCCCAAGCCGCCCGAGCGGATCGAGGTTTACGACAACTCGCATATCCAAGGCACCAATGCCGTCGGCGCGATGATCGTGGCGGGGCCGGAAGGCATGATGAAAAACCAGTACCGTAAGTTCAACATTCGCGGTGATGACCTGACGCCCGGCGATGACTTCGGCATGATGAAAGAGGTGCTGCACCGCCGGTTCAAACGGCTCATCAAAGAGGACCCGGACCGCAGCCGCGGCCTTTGGCCTGATCTGCTGCTGATCGACGGCGGCGCGGGGCAGGTGAGCGCCGTGGCCTCTATCATGGCGCAGCATGGGGTCGAGGATATCCCCATGGTGGGCGTGGCCAAGGGCATCGACCGCGACGCGGGGAAGGAAGAGTTCCACCGCGTCGGCAAGCGCCCCATGGCCCTGCGCCACAACGATCCAGTGCTTTATTTCGTGCAACGCTTGCGGGATGAGGCGCACCGTTTCGCTATCGGCACCCACCGTGCCAAACGGGCCAAAGGGGTCAGCGCCACACCGCTCGACGATGTGCCGGGCGTCGGCGCTGCGCGCAAGCGTGCGCTGCTGGCGCATTTCGGTTCGGCCAAGGCGGTAAGCCGCGCGAACCTCAGCGATCTCAAGGCGGTCGAGGGCGTGTCGGATGCACTGGCCGAGACGATCTACGGCTATTTCCATGAAAAAGGCTAG
- the ubiA gene encoding 4-hydroxybenzoate octaprenyltransferase: protein MHNQPPSPDATPDAPVADAVADNWVDRHAPAGLRPYLRLSRADRPIGTWLLLLPCWWGLSLAILFDQSPRWADLWIFAGCGIGAFLMRGAGCTWNDITDRHIDGKVARTRLRPIPSGAVSVKQALAWMVGQMLLALLILLSFNQAAIAMGVLALLPVAVYPFAKRFTWWPQVFLGLAFNWGAMLAWTAHAGTLHAPAVVLYLAGIAWTLFYDTIYAHQDAEDDALIGVKSTARLFGENSGKWLRRFLMATVGLMGIAVIYAGLPQASVLALALALGGPWAMGWHMAWQLRGLDTKDNAKLLQLFRANRDTGMIPLLFFAASLLA from the coding sequence ATGCACAACCAGCCGCCTTCGCCAGATGCTACGCCCGATGCGCCTGTTGCTGATGCGGTGGCCGACAATTGGGTCGACCGTCACGCCCCGGCGGGGCTGCGCCCCTACCTGCGGCTGAGCCGCGCGGATCGGCCCATTGGCACATGGCTGCTGCTGCTGCCCTGCTGGTGGGGGCTGAGCCTTGCGATCCTCTTCGACCAGTCGCCGCGGTGGGCGGATCTGTGGATCTTCGCTGGCTGCGGCATCGGCGCGTTCCTGATGCGCGGCGCGGGTTGCACGTGGAACGACATCACCGACCGGCATATCGACGGCAAGGTCGCCCGCACCCGGCTGCGGCCCATCCCCTCGGGCGCGGTATCGGTGAAACAGGCGCTGGCATGGATGGTGGGGCAGATGCTGCTGGCGCTGCTGATCCTGCTGTCCTTCAACCAAGCGGCCATCGCCATGGGCGTGCTGGCGCTTTTGCCGGTGGCGGTCTACCCCTTTGCCAAACGCTTCACTTGGTGGCCGCAGGTCTTTCTGGGCCTCGCCTTTAACTGGGGCGCCATGCTGGCTTGGACGGCCCATGCGGGCACGCTGCATGCGCCTGCCGTGGTGCTCTACCTCGCGGGCATCGCTTGGACGCTGTTCTATGACACGATCTATGCCCATCAAGATGCCGAGGATGACGCGCTGATCGGTGTGAAATCCACCGCCCGGCTCTTCGGTGAGAATTCCGGCAAATGGCTGCGGCGCTTCCTGATGGCCACGGTGGGGCTGATGGGGATTGCCGTGATCTATGCCGGGCTGCCCCAAGCCTCGGTGCTGGCGCTGGCGCTGGCCCTTGGCGGGCCTTGGGCGATGGGATGGCATATGGCGTGGCAGCTGCGCGGGTTGGATACCAAGGACAACGCCAAGCTTTTGCAGCTCTTCCGGGCCAACCGCGATACCGGCATGATCCCGCTGTTGTTTTTCGCGGCAAGCTTGCTGGCCTGA
- a CDS encoding uracil-DNA glycosylase — translation MESFDYHQAAEMLAWQVELGATEAICDAPVNRYEVPASAPKASAKATKGPQPLQAAETPDPVALARRAAQSAQTLEELRAAIQGFEHCELHKGARNLVFADGVPGAPLMILGESPDRDEDRAGKPFAGRAGQMLDRMLAAIDMGRDRNVYLSNILPWRTPQGRDPKPDEIAMMRPFVQRHIELAKPKVLVLFGNWSCQSLLEKRSIMRLRGNWTKAADLSCMPMVHPGYLLRNPEAKREAWADLLSVQAKLRDG, via the coding sequence ATGGAATCATTCGATTATCATCAGGCGGCAGAGATGCTGGCGTGGCAGGTCGAGCTTGGCGCGACCGAGGCGATCTGCGATGCGCCGGTCAACCGCTATGAGGTGCCCGCAAGCGCGCCCAAGGCCAGCGCCAAGGCGACCAAGGGGCCGCAGCCCCTGCAAGCGGCAGAGACGCCCGACCCCGTGGCACTGGCCCGCCGCGCCGCGCAGTCCGCGCAGACATTGGAAGAGCTGCGCGCCGCGATCCAAGGGTTCGAGCATTGCGAGCTGCACAAGGGCGCGCGCAATCTGGTCTTTGCCGATGGGGTGCCTGGCGCGCCGTTGATGATCTTGGGCGAATCCCCCGACCGGGACGAAGACCGCGCGGGCAAGCCTTTCGCGGGGCGTGCGGGGCAGATGCTCGATCGGATGCTGGCGGCGATCGACATGGGGCGCGACCGCAATGTCTATCTGTCGAACATCCTGCCGTGGCGCACGCCGCAGGGGCGCGACCCGAAGCCAGATGAGATCGCGATGATGCGCCCCTTTGTACAGCGTCATATCGAATTGGCCAAGCCCAAGGTGCTGGTGCTCTTTGGCAATTGGTCTTGCCAGTCGCTTTTGGAAAAACGCAGCATCATGCGCCTGCGCGGCAATTGGACCAAGGCCGCCGATCTTTCTTGCATGCCGATGGTGCATCCCGGCTACCTGCTGCGCAATCCCGAGGCCAAGCGCGAGGCTTGGGCCGATCTGCTCAGCGTTCAGGCCAAGCTGCGCGATGGTTGA
- a CDS encoding glutamate--cysteine ligase — MSIPQSGGGPIEHHDQMAQYLADGCKPREQWRIGTEHEKFGYCKDTLKPLPYEGERSIRVMLEGLRDRHNWSPVEEGGELIGLEKDGANISLEPGGQLELSGAPVETIHETCDEVNTHLREVKDVADEIGVGFIGLGAAPEWSHEQMDLMPKGRYKLMDGYMQKVGTMGTTMMRRTCTVQVNLDFATEADMVQKMRVAVAMQPIANALFANSPFLDGKPNGVKSTRGLVWRHLDDARTGMIPFVFDEGFGFEAWVQYALDVPMYFVYRDGKYIDALGQSFRDFLKGELPALPGEKPTLSDWADHLTTLFPEARVKKFIEMRGADGGPWRRLCALPAFWVGLMYDQSALDGAWDLVKGWDAETREELRIAASTHGLQAEVGGLKMHDLAREAVALSEAGLRARARPGAGGLVPDETHFLNALRDSIETGRVPADDLLADYHGPWNGDLSRIYAEYSY; from the coding sequence ATGTCCATTCCTCAATCCGGCGGCGGCCCGATCGAACATCACGACCAGATGGCGCAGTATCTAGCGGACGGCTGCAAGCCGCGCGAGCAGTGGCGCATCGGCACCGAGCATGAGAAGTTCGGCTATTGCAAGGACACGCTCAAACCGCTCCCCTATGAGGGGGAACGCTCGATCCGGGTGATGCTGGAAGGGCTGCGCGACCGCCACAATTGGTCCCCTGTCGAAGAGGGTGGCGAGCTGATCGGGCTTGAGAAAGACGGGGCCAACATCAGCCTTGAGCCGGGCGGCCAGTTGGAACTCTCGGGCGCCCCGGTCGAGACCATTCACGAGACCTGCGACGAGGTGAACACCCACCTGCGCGAGGTGAAAGACGTGGCCGATGAGATCGGCGTCGGTTTCATCGGTCTGGGCGCCGCGCCCGAATGGTCGCATGAGCAGATGGACCTGATGCCCAAGGGCCGTTACAAGCTGATGGACGGCTATATGCAAAAGGTCGGCACCATGGGCACCACCATGATGCGCCGCACCTGTACCGTTCAGGTCAACCTCGACTTCGCGACTGAGGCCGACATGGTGCAGAAGATGCGCGTCGCCGTGGCGATGCAGCCCATCGCCAATGCGCTTTTCGCCAATTCGCCCTTCCTCGACGGCAAGCCCAACGGCGTGAAATCCACCCGCGGTCTGGTCTGGCGCCATCTCGATGACGCGCGCACGGGCATGATCCCCTTCGTTTTCGATGAGGGCTTCGGCTTTGAGGCTTGGGTGCAATACGCGCTCGATGTGCCGATGTATTTCGTCTACCGCGACGGCAAGTATATCGACGCGCTTGGCCAGTCCTTCCGCGACTTTTTGAAAGGCGAGTTGCCCGCGCTGCCCGGCGAGAAGCCGACGCTGAGCGATTGGGCCGATCACCTCACCACGCTCTTCCCCGAGGCACGGGTCAAGAAGTTCATCGAGATGCGCGGCGCTGATGGCGGCCCGTGGCGGCGGCTCTGCGCGTTGCCGGCCTTCTGGGTCGGGCTGATGTATGACCAAAGCGCGCTGGATGGCGCGTGGGATTTGGTCAAAGGCTGGGATGCCGAGACACGGGAAGAATTGCGCATCGCCGCCTCCACCCACGGCCTTCAGGCCGAGGTGGGCGGGCTCAAGATGCATGATCTGGCGCGGGAGGCCGTGGCCCTGTCAGAGGCGGGGCTGAGAGCCCGCGCCCGTCCCGGTGCCGGTGGGCTGGTGCCGGATGAGACGCATTTCCTCAACGCCCTGCGCGACAGCATCGAGACGGGCCGCGTGCCCGCCGACGATCTGTTGGCGGATTACCACGGGCCTTGGAACGGCGATCTGAGCCGTATCTACGCGGAATATTCCTACTGA
- the pyrC gene encoding dihydroorotase has translation MTQFFTNLRLLDPQAGTLEPATVLVRNGVIAEVLDDGATTPEGAELVDCGGHILAPGIIDIGVKVCEPGERHKESYRSAGLAAAAGGVTTMVTRPDTDPAIDSPETLEFVTRRANEAAPVNVVPMAALTKGREGREMTEIGFLMDAGAAAFTDCDRVVTDTKVFSRALTYARSLGALVIAHPQDPGLSKGATVTSGKFASLRGLPAVSPMAERMGLDRDIALIEMTGARYHADQITTARALPALERAKRNGLDITAGVGIHHLTLNALDVADYRTFFKVKPPLRDEEDRLAVVEAVASGLIDIICSMHTPQDEESKRLPFEEAASGAVGLETLLPAAMRLVHAEMMDLPTLWRALSLNPAKRLGLPGGRIAVGAPADMVLFNPDAPFALDRATLRSKSRNTPFDGMRMQGKVVATYVAGSCVYEAN, from the coding sequence ATGACCCAGTTCTTCACCAATCTGCGCCTTCTCGACCCTCAGGCTGGCACGCTTGAGCCTGCTACGGTTCTGGTCCGCAACGGGGTGATTGCCGAAGTTTTGGACGATGGGGCAACAACGCCCGAGGGCGCGGAACTGGTCGATTGCGGTGGCCATATCCTCGCCCCCGGTATCATCGACATCGGCGTCAAAGTTTGCGAACCGGGCGAGCGGCACAAGGAAAGCTACCGCTCTGCCGGGCTGGCGGCAGCGGCGGGCGGGGTGACCACCATGGTCACGCGCCCCGACACCGATCCGGCCATCGACAGCCCCGAGACGCTGGAATTTGTCACCCGCCGCGCCAATGAAGCCGCCCCGGTGAATGTGGTCCCGATGGCCGCGCTCACCAAAGGCCGCGAAGGGCGCGAAATGACCGAGATTGGCTTCCTGATGGACGCCGGGGCCGCTGCCTTCACCGATTGTGACCGCGTGGTGACGGATACCAAGGTCTTCTCCCGCGCGCTCACTTATGCCCGCAGCCTCGGCGCGCTGGTCATCGCCCACCCGCAGGATCCGGGGCTGAGCAAGGGGGCGACCGTCACCTCTGGCAAATTCGCCTCACTGCGCGGCTTGCCTGCCGTCTCACCCATGGCCGAGCGGATGGGGCTGGACCGCGACATCGCCCTCATTGAGATGACCGGCGCGCGCTACCACGCGGATCAGATCACCACCGCCCGCGCCCTGCCCGCGCTGGAACGCGCCAAGCGCAACGGGCTCGACATCACCGCTGGTGTCGGCATTCACCACCTGACGCTGAACGCGCTCGACGTGGCCGACTACCGCACCTTCTTCAAAGTGAAGCCGCCACTGCGCGATGAGGAAGACCGCCTTGCCGTGGTAGAAGCCGTGGCCAGTGGCCTGATCGACATCATCTGTTCCATGCACACCCCGCAGGACGAAGAAAGCAAACGCCTGCCCTTCGAGGAGGCCGCCAGCGGCGCGGTGGGGCTGGAGACGCTGCTGCCCGCCGCGATGCGTTTGGTCCATGCCGAGATGATGGACCTGCCCACGCTCTGGCGCGCGCTGTCGCTGAACCCGGCCAAACGCCTCGGCCTGCCCGGCGGGCGGATTGCCGTGGGGGCGCCTGCGGATATGGTGCTGTTCAACCCCGATGCGCCCTTCGCTCTGGACCGCGCGACCCTGCGGTCGAAATCCCGCAACACGCCCTTTGACGGGATGCGGATGCAGGGTAAGGTCGTGGCAACTTATGTAGCAGGTTCCTGCGTTTACGAGGCGAATTGA
- a CDS encoding aspartate carbamoyltransferase catalytic subunit: MSFAHRHLLGIEQLSQSDITTLLDLADTYADRNRQPNKHSDALRGLTQINMFFENSTRTQASFEIAGKRLGADVMNMAMQASSIKKGETLIDTAMTLNAMHPDLLVVRHPQSGAVDLLAQKVNCAVLNAGDGRHEHPTQALLDALTIRRAKGRLHRLSIAICGDIAHSRVARSNILLLGKMENRIRLVGPPTLMPSQIDQFGVEVFDDMKKGLEGVDVVMMLRLQKERMDGGFIPSEREYYHRYGLDAEKLAHASPDAIVMHPGPMNRGVEIDGTLADDINRSVIQDQVEMGVAVRMAAMDLLARNHIAAQPGAA, encoded by the coding sequence ATGTCATTCGCCCATCGCCACCTGCTTGGCATCGAGCAGCTCTCGCAATCCGACATTACCACCCTTCTGGATTTGGCCGACACCTATGCCGACCGGAACCGCCAGCCGAACAAACATTCCGACGCGCTGCGCGGGCTGACCCAGATCAACATGTTCTTTGAGAACTCCACCCGCACGCAGGCGAGTTTCGAGATCGCGGGCAAACGCCTTGGCGCGGATGTGATGAATATGGCGATGCAGGCCAGCTCGATCAAAAAGGGCGAGACGCTGATCGACACTGCGATGACGCTGAATGCCATGCACCCCGATCTTCTGGTCGTGCGCCACCCGCAATCCGGCGCGGTGGACCTGCTGGCCCAAAAGGTGAACTGCGCCGTGCTGAACGCGGGCGACGGGCGGCACGAGCATCCCACGCAGGCGCTCTTGGACGCGCTGACGATCCGCCGCGCCAAGGGGCGGCTGCACCGGCTCAGCATCGCGATCTGCGGTGACATCGCCCACAGCCGCGTGGCACGGTCAAACATCCTGCTTTTGGGCAAGATGGAGAACCGCATCCGCCTTGTCGGCCCACCGACCCTGATGCCCAGCCAGATCGACCAGTTCGGCGTCGAGGTCTTCGACGACATGAAAAAGGGGCTCGAAGGCGTCGACGTGGTGATGATGCTGCGGCTTCAGAAAGAGCGGATGGACGGCGGCTTTATCCCGTCGGAGCGTGAGTATTACCACCGTTACGGGCTGGATGCCGAAAAGCTCGCCCATGCCAGCCCCGACGCCATCGTCATGCACCCCGGCCCGATGAACCGCGGGGTGGAGATTGACGGCACCTTGGCCGACGACATCAACCGTTCCGTCATTCAAGATCAGGTCGAGATGGGCGTCGCCGTGCGCATGGCCGCGATGGACCTGCTGGCGCGCAACCACATCGCCGCCCAACCCGGCGCGGCCTGA
- the plsY gene encoding glycerol-3-phosphate 1-O-acyltransferase PlsY, giving the protein MPPIETSVELILFWAVAGYVIGSIAFGMLLARLMGLGNLRDIGSGNIGATNVLRTGNKKAAALTLLLDGAKGAVAVLLARAFAGEDAAQAAALGAMIGHCYPVWLGFRGGKGVATFLGLMLALAWPVGLACCAVWLATAALSRISSLSALAAAASSTFLLVFLGYGEMLLLGIALTLLIFWRHRDNIRRIRAGTESRIGQKG; this is encoded by the coding sequence ATGCCCCCTATCGAGACTTCCGTTGAATTGATCCTTTTCTGGGCGGTGGCAGGCTATGTCATCGGCTCCATCGCCTTTGGCATGTTGCTGGCGCGGTTGATGGGGTTGGGCAACCTGCGCGATATCGGATCGGGCAACATCGGCGCGACCAATGTTCTGCGCACCGGCAACAAGAAGGCGGCGGCGCTGACGCTGTTGCTGGACGGGGCCAAGGGGGCCGTGGCGGTGCTGCTGGCCCGCGCCTTCGCGGGCGAGGATGCGGCGCAGGCGGCGGCGCTTGGCGCGATGATCGGCCATTGCTACCCGGTCTGGCTGGGCTTTCGCGGCGGCAAGGGTGTGGCGACCTTTCTGGGCCTCATGCTGGCGCTCGCTTGGCCCGTCGGGCTGGCCTGCTGTGCGGTCTGGCTGGCGACGGCGGCACTCTCGCGCATTTCGTCGCTGTCCGCACTGGCGGCGGCGGCAAGCTCGACCTTCCTGCTGGTCTTCCTTGGCTACGGGGAAATGCTGCTTTTGGGCATCGCCCTGACTTTGCTGATCTTTTGGCGGCACCGCGACAATATCCGCCGGATCCGCGCAGGCACGGAATCGCGCATCGGACAGAAAGGCTGA
- a CDS encoding molybdenum cofactor biosynthesis protein MoaE, with the protein MRVLVQEAPFDLGEEAARFAKGEGSSGAIVTFTGVVRDNDAGTLSAMEIEHYPGMTEKALREIAQQAMARFDLQEALVIHRYGRLVPGEQIMMVATAARHRRHAFEAAEFLMDYLKSRAPFWKREITAEGDAWVAAKDEDEAALERW; encoded by the coding sequence ATGCGCGTTTTGGTGCAGGAAGCGCCCTTTGATTTGGGTGAGGAGGCCGCGCGCTTTGCCAAGGGCGAGGGGAGCAGCGGCGCGATCGTGACCTTTACAGGCGTGGTGCGCGACAATGACGCGGGCACGCTGAGCGCGATGGAAATTGAGCATTACCCGGGGATGACCGAAAAGGCCTTGCGCGAGATTGCGCAGCAAGCAATGGCGCGGTTCGATCTGCAGGAGGCGCTGGTGATCCATCGCTACGGGCGTTTGGTGCCGGGGGAGCAGATCATGATGGTCGCCACAGCCGCGCGACACCGCCGGCATGCCTTTGAAGCAGCGGAGTTCTTGATGGATTACCTCAAATCCCGCGCGCCCTTTTGGAAGCGCGAGATCACGGCAGAGGGTGACGCATGGGTCGCCGCAAAGGACGAAGACGAGGCCGCGCTGGAACGCTGGTGA
- a CDS encoding 16S rRNA (uracil(1498)-N(3))-methyltransferase, whose protein sequence is MNAKIRLYVDQPLGQGQTVPLAREQAHYLFGVMRLTAGAGVLLFNGRDGEWLAEVAEAGKRGGVLTCVEQTRPLQMPPDLWLLFAPIKKTRTDFIVEKAAEMGAARIVPVMTEFTNAGRVQQPRLQAHAVEAAEQCGGTYVPEVAEAEKLGRLLDQWDSSRQIMFCDEALAGESGALPPDAQGPWAILIGPEGGFSEGERKRLHGFDHAHAVTLGPRILRADTAAVAAMTMWQQALGDW, encoded by the coding sequence ATGAACGCGAAAATCAGATTGTATGTAGATCAGCCCTTGGGGCAGGGGCAAACGGTTCCTTTGGCGCGCGAGCAGGCGCATTACCTCTTTGGGGTGATGCGGCTCACGGCCGGGGCCGGGGTGCTTTTGTTCAACGGGCGCGATGGCGAATGGCTGGCCGAGGTCGCCGAGGCGGGCAAGCGCGGCGGGGTGCTGACCTGTGTTGAGCAGACCCGGCCTCTGCAAATGCCGCCGGACCTGTGGCTGCTCTTTGCCCCGATCAAAAAGACCCGCACCGATTTCATTGTCGAAAAAGCGGCTGAGATGGGGGCCGCGCGCATCGTGCCGGTCATGACCGAATTTACCAACGCAGGCCGTGTGCAGCAGCCGCGCCTTCAGGCCCATGCGGTTGAGGCGGCAGAGCAATGCGGCGGCACCTATGTGCCGGAAGTGGCCGAGGCCGAGAAGCTGGGGCGGCTGCTGGATCAGTGGGACAGCAGCCGTCAGATCATGTTCTGCGATGAGGCTCTGGCCGGGGAGAGCGGCGCCCTGCCGCCGGATGCGCAGGGGCCATGGGCCATCCTGATCGGCCCCGAAGGCGGCTTTTCCGAGGGCGAGCGCAAACGGCTGCACGGTTTCGATCACGCCCATGCGGTCACGCTCGGCCCGCGCATCCTGCGGGCCGATACGGCGGCCGTGGCGGCGATGACCATGTGGCAGCAGGCTTTGGGAGATTGGTGA